The stretch of DNA TGTTGGCTGGCCGGACTCGGCACGGCGCAccccatccctcctccctcctccctgcgGCCGCATCGTGTGCGGCGAGGGCGTGCTCTCACCttggtggtgacggcgtgtgtgcgagcgtTCTCCCCTGCTGGCACACGTCGGCCGTGCATCcgcgtgccggcgctcgTGGGTGGACTGGGCGATGGGGgagaggcacgcacagcgaggCCGAGGGAGAACGTGGTGCCTGTGCTGTCCGCAGGGGTGTGGGCGGTGCGCACGGGGAGGTGAGGCGAAGGGGGCCGCACCTACGCACTGCACCGAGTGCGAGCTGTGGGGACGGAGCGGAGACCtcacggaggtgctgggcCCTCAATGATCTGCCGCGTCCCCCACCCACATGCGACAGTGGTCGGCGTCCGCACCCCCGCTCGTTGCGATGCGCGTCATGTAGTCGCTCCTTTCTCCCCGCCGCATACGTGACGATGCTGGTGACAGGGGGGCACCCCAGTGCGCGGCATCCAGTGGCGCCGCactctctgtgtggggaggcggagcggcccctcccccctctcccctcatcCCTGCGCATACGGGACCGCTTCTGGTGGCGGAAGGGCTAGGCCCCTACGGCGCcggggggaggcgagggcggtgCGTCGCCACCGGTGTGGGCAGtgaggtcgtggatggcgcggcgccggagcGACGTGCGGCAGTGGgcgcgcttgtgctgccCGCATGCTGGGCGAGGGGTCAACGGGGCTCGGGCGTCTCCCGCCCGGCCCGTGTTGCCTGCTGGTGGGGTGCCTGGGCcacgccgaggcggacgcgccaggcggctgccggcacggtgtgcgctgctgtggggcGACCTGCGTGGCGGATGGGTGGGCAGAGGCTGTGCGAGGGGCCGCGCGCGGGGCCTGGTGCGGggtgtggcgcggcgtcggcctgCTGTTGCAGGACGGAGGGATGGACGCGTCGaagtggagctgctcgcgctgTTGCAGACATCGCCACCCCGAGTGTTGCCTGGCactcgcccctctccccacctgCCATATGCGgctgcacacgcatgcgGGCGGCGAGCGACATCGGCACTCATGAGGGTTTGGTGTCCTGTGCTTCCACACCCCCACTGCGCGTGGACAGCGCGCCCATGCAGCGGTGGGGCCTCATGGGCAGAGGGGATGCCCCGCCACTGCCTGCTCTCTTGTCCCCGCTTCACCTCCCATCGGTGATGCGAGGCGAGCAAGCGAGTGCCCCTCGCCGGTCTCTCCCGCCCCACCGAGCAGCGACCGGCACACGTGAGCCACAACGGCGGCCttgcctgtgctgctgcgggcctTCGGCTCTTTCCCTGTGTGCTGCCGTTCCCCCTGTgcctggtgccgctgctgcctgcgcatgGCGAGcgggccggtgctgccgcatccccccccgcctcgtgtgcgcacacacccgtCCGTGGGCGGGGCCGGCGTCTTGCGCGTCGTTGCACTGCGTTTGCTTTTCCTCTGTTCTCGGCGTCACTGGCGTCCCTACCATCCGTAGCGCGTGGTCGTGctgcccgtgctgctgtcttgaGCCGTGCTTGGTGCTTGCACCCACTGCGACGCACTTGGCCACTGCCCTGCCGCTCATCATTATTATCTGCATCGAGGAGctcgtgccgcgtcgcacagctctgcgcgcacgcacgggagtgagggggagctgcagcgaccgACCAGACGGAGCGGACGGGTGGACGGgggcgcacccgcccgctggtcatgctctctgtttcgctggccgcccactccacgccgctggtctgtgcggagctccgcgctgcgtatggctcgcccctccctgcccctcgcctcctcctcatgtgcaccgctccctccctctccctccctctctatccTTCGTTGTCACCTCGGCCAACCTTCACGGACACGCAGACGTACGTGCGCATCCACACTACccctcgcctcgctgctgctgctgtgacagcTCTACGGACCCTGcccagtcgctgcgccccgctgctcgcctctctcccccacacGAGGCTACGTACGACGTGtcggccccctcgctctgcctGGTAAGCTCAGCAGACACCGACGCCCGAGCAATCCCGCCCACggacctgctgccgccccgctctGCTCGTGACCCTGGCTGCGAatggcgcagtgcgtgcgtcggctggtgctggcggcgacgctcgccgctgcggtggcgctgctgctgtgcacgagcagtgcgccggtggcgcgtgctgctgggaCGAACGACTtcactgcggcgcagcggacgaacacgctggcggtgctgcaggcgtttgGGCGTGCGATCCCTGAGCTTGAGAAGAAGTGGGCGGGCAACGACTTCTGCTCGTGGGAGCTTATCAAGTGTAATAAGATGGGAGTGTACGTGACGGGAATCAGTCCAACGTatgccggcacgctgccggagatgcCTGTGAACGTCGACTACAGGCACGTCATGATCCGGGATTTGTGGCTCTGGAATatgtcgctgctgagcgGGACGCTGCCGGACAGCTGGGGCAAGCTGGAAGGACTGACTTCCCTTAAGTTGTCGGGCAACAAAGTGAGCGGTACGCTGCCCGCCTCATGGCACTCGATGAAGCGGCTGTCATTCTTGATAATTGAAGAATCTGGCGGCATCaccggcgcgctgccgcccgagtgGAGCTCGATGCCTAATTTACAGACTCTGCAGCTAAGGCGACTAAAACTGAGCGGTACGCTGCCTGCGGAGTGGAGCTCTTGGAAATCACTAGTGAACGTCTTTCTTGAGGACACGCCGATCACAGGCTTGTTGCCCCCGGAGTGGGGCTCGCTGGAGAGAATACAGCAGCTGGTTCTAGAGAAATCGAAGCTGACcggccctctccctcctcagTGGAGCTCGATGAGATCGCTGAGCCTTCTGAACCTGAATGGCGCAaaggtctccggcacgctgccgcccgagtgGAGTGGGATGTCGAAGGCCGCATACTTCTGGCTGAACAACTGCGACCtgtccggcacgctgccgccccagtggtCGTCGATGCCAAACCTGCGCGGCGTCTCACTGAAGGGCAACCGCTTTtgcgggtgtgtgccggACTCGTGGGCCAACAAGGCTGATCTTGCTGTGGAAATCGAGGACAAgcacaagggcagcgactgctTGGCTGGTAAGGACTgcacaacgaccaccactaagctccccaccacgacaacgaccaccactaagccccccaccacgacaacgaccaccacgacaacgaccaccactaagccccccaccacgaccacgaccaccacaaaaccccccaccacgaccacgaccaccacaaaaccccccaccacgacaacgaccaccacaaaaccccccaccacgacaacgaccaccactaagctccccaccacgacaacgaccaccacaaaaccccccaccacgacaacgaccaccacgacaacgaccaccacgaccacgaccaccactaagccCCCCATCACGACAGCGACCACCACTAAACCCCCTaccacgaccacgaccaccactaagccgCCGACCACGATAACGAGCACTACTAAGCTGCCCACCACAACCACCACTGAGGCACCGGCTGAACCCACGACCACTGCTACCCCAACAAACACGCCGACTCCTGCACCAGAGACGGAGTgcgaggtggatgggtgtgaggtgtgcgagggggactccgctgcgaggtgcgcgaggtgccgtGAGGACTACTTCCTGACGGACGAGAGGACGTGCCTGGTGTActgcgatggcggtgttgctgctgtgtcgagcggagtggcggcagcagctgttgtgtgcgtggctgtgctgttcagcgtggggctggcggcgtgaggacgctgctgctgtcgcgcgcaggcagcggcccccgctgcgtggcacacgactgtctgcgtgcttgcgtgcagcgccgccccctgcattggcgtgcgcgtgcgtgtctctgtgtgcatggctgccagtggtgccctcgctcctgcctctcggtgcctctgcctctctcggCGTGTTGATGCTGTGGGCTGTGTGTGGGGCTctcatgcggcgctgctgctcccgcggtgtcgctcctctgccccgactctctctgctgccctcctctctcgcatgcgggcgagggaggggtggcacgtgcgcgcgcgccgctgcgcttgcgagtgtgctgtgcactgccgtgcgctctctcctctttctctttccgttcgcttgtcttctctcttctcccccctcccccgcactgcggtctcccctcctctgccgtgcggtgcgcagacgagggatatgccgctgtgcctcccccctttcatGGAGCGCCGAGCCGATCCCCCTTCGGCctcgctcctccctcctcccgtgTAGGCCCTGTCTGTTGTACATCTCGTTGGACCGTCTCTTCATGAGCATCGCCTCTTCCGCAAATCTTtgttcgcgtgtgccgcctctcAGACTTCAGCCTTACTGTGATTGTCTTCTCACAGTGcgcctccgtgtgtgtgtgtgtgccagcacgcaccgcctcttccatgTATGTCCTTGCTTGCTCTGGTGTGCCaccctcccgctgcctcccacaatccgtgcctgtgcgcatgGCCGTGTGGAGGGGACATCGGTGCCCCTCCCTGCCACTCTCTACTTCCTCACTCTCTTCGTACCACTTCGTGGGcggtgcatgcatgcatgcgtggATGGATATACACGTGTAGGGAAGCGGGTatgcgtgcaggtgtgcgcgtACACGCTTATGTGTGTCAGTGCCCCACCTTATAAatatgtgcgtgtacgctGATCGACAAGTTTTAGGGTATGCATGCGCATGTCTACATGCGCATGGATGTATACAGCCGACTGCGTGCCGTGTGtaggcgtgtgcgtgtatccgtgtgtgccagcacgcgtgtgtcgcgtcacgctctcttgcccgccTCTTCTGTGCTTGCCACTCGCTctgggcgcgctggcggctggcgccgggtggtggccgtgcggaaggtgggcggcggccctcccctatttctctgtttctctgtttcccctTCGTGTCAACAAacgagagctgctcggcccCGTGACCCCGACCCGtgctgtgggagggggaaacgTGTTGTGGTAacgccgatgacggtgggcgttgtggcgaggaccgcgcgcggatgctgtcgcgacggtggtgcgcagcgcgggcctctggacacgcgtgcgtgccgtctctccccaccgatgctcctctccctgcctgcccagacatcttctctctctgcctgccctccccctccgccgcgcctgagccctgcgcactgcctgcccggctgcgtgcatgtgtgtgtccccgtctgtgcccagcgcaccactcattcacagggaggacagcgccgccgccagcagtgtgcctgcgcgcacgccgacggcgaggagagacCCGACAGCACCCAACGGCCGAGCTGCGCCCTGCCTCGCTCGTCTCCTCCCGCTGCACATCTCGCACAGGtgctccgctctctccctgcccctctttgctgtcctcgacggcgtgcgccacctcccccctccgccgactCGGCGGGGCTCGTTAGGGTGGCAGCTGTGGTGCGGGGGTGGTgttccccccctccccgccccctgcTCTCGGGGTCACCGGCGTCCCTGCGGTCCGTAGCATgtgcccgtgctgctgtcttgaaCCGTGCTTGATGCTTGCGCCCACTGCGACGCACTTGGCCACTGCTCTGCCGCTCATCGTTATTATCTGCATGGAGGGGctcgtgccgcgtcgcacagctctgcgcgcgtgaacacacacgcacacacacacacgcaaggcTGCCGAGAACAGGGCAGCGCCTCGCCCGTCGCCGCTTGTCTGCGCTCTTTGTGGGgggtcgtgcgcgcacgtgcctttgtgcgtgcaggggtggctgacgcgtgtgcgtcgcgctccctcctcgtgcagcccgctgcctggtgatgctgcgctgTGCCCCTAGCAAGCTGttccgcgccacgccgctgctgcgtgtgtgggccgcggaggaggacgacgcgagCGCCCCGCGGACGACCTTCAGGAACGTGAGGCCtggccggctgctgcggctgtggcgccagatgcggcaccgcgcatGGATGCTATACGCGTGGGATGAGGAGTGGGTGTCGCCGATGCAGGAGGGCTacctgcgccagcagcgtctcgagCAGGTgtgcttcgcgccgctgtccgcGTACGGCGTGGTGCCTGGCAGCTACTGCGATCCACTGCTGTACAACACGAAGCGCACGTCGCCGTTCCGGTGGCACGTGGCGAACGTGCAGGGCGACATTGTCGGACACTGGTACATGGACGCCGACGAGCTGTTCCGCATCGAGGACTGGCAGCCGAGGGAGCCGGACGACCCGCTGGAGATGTTcccgcgaccgccgccgatgctgctgcggtgggacGAGTCGGTGGACGAGCACGGCAACCGTGCGTTCCGGTACAGGTACCACTACGATATGATGGGCCCCACGGGCAAGTGGGAGGCGTACCCGCGGTGCCCCTTCTCTCACCTTTACCATGGCGGGCCAGACCAGCACGGACGCGCTGAGGGGTACGGCTTCCAGCAGGgccacctcctgcgctgcgacgaggcggaggaggaggtgctgcgccgcatcatggagggggaggacagGGAGTGGGAGATGGTGAAgcggacggaggcggtgcaggagccgTGGTCGTACCCGGGCAAGATCCGCCCGAGGGACTTTgagggggcggtggagcgTGCGAAGGCGCGGTTCCGCGAGCGGGTCCGACACGGCAAGGAGACGGACCCGAGCGAGGACCCCGAGTACGACCTTGTTCAGGCCAGCGAGTACGTGGAGCCGCGCGATGGGCGGCGGGCGGAATGGCGGCATTTGTGGGCGTCGGGCCGCAAGCCTGGCgagtcgctgcccttccACGTAGCGTTCAACGACGGACTGTGCTTCGAGGGGAACGAGGGcggcccgccagcgcacccGGCGGCGCACTACGAGGCGCCGTACGGGAGGTACGAGGacgcggacgccgctgcagcccgcgcAGCTGAAGCGGCGCACAATGCTGCGTGTGAGCAGTCGCTGAgcgaggcgatggcgcggcatCGCAGGCTGTTTGGCGACacgagcggcgcgccgagcGGGCCGAaggcgcctctgccgacgGGTTGCCGGCCGATGAGGTGCGCGCCgggcccgccgctgccatctgGCCGCAGCCGGAGCTCGGGCGCCAGagcagtgggcagcgggCCCGTGTGTGGCGCAGGGGCGCGTGatggggagagcgagggggaggggcgcggtGGTGAGGCGCCTCTCGGTTacggtgtgcgcgcgtgctcatggcggcggcgggaggggtgggtgtgacgacggcgaggcacGCTCGGCACGGGTGCCGCCTCGTCTCTCTGTCCTTTGGGAGTttggccgccgcccgccacgcgcctgctgctggcgccccgccggcaccgtctgcgcggcacctccgctcCCCTCTGGTGCCTTGCAAGACCAGCATTCGGTGTGGCATtgggcgggcgggtgcgggtgcgacggcggcgctagGGCTGccctgcgtcgcgccgcttgcgcatgtgtgccaACGGAccgtcctccgccttccctcACTCGTCTCGgctcgccgcctcccgcGTCTCCTGGTTGgcatgcgctgctgagctcgTAGCGGCTCGGGCAatgggaggcggaggcggcggccgctgcggaacgcgagaggcggcgatgggTGCACGCTGGGTGAAGGGGCGCGGCGCGGTGGACGATCGTGCGCCGtcaccctctccctgcccTGCGATCTGCTCCCGCTGATGCGCGACTGCCGACGGTGCCGATCCCCTGCCTTCCGTCTCCTCTACGCGTCCTTGCGTGTCTCTCGGCAGGCCTCGGGgcatcgcgcacgcacccacacatacacgtgcgtgcgtctgtgcgcgtgcgcgtgtgcctctcttgCTGGCCGTGCAGCGGGCGCATGCAGCCACACAGGCCCGCATGTCCCTCcccgtctcgctctccccggcctcccgcaccgccgcccgcgcccggtgcgctgcttgcgtGCCTCGCCGCCCGTGACatctgcctctgcctgctggtgtgctgcgcgccccctcgcttcccttcgcggtgcgcctcctccctctcctcctccccgccccgcgccacacacgtgcacgtgtgtctctctcagCGCATGCCCGGAGACATGGGCAAcgccgcccgccccgccagagccatgcacgcgcgtcggCTCCCCTGACCGCCTGTGctgacgagcagctgcggagggagggggaggcgaacGGATGCCGGTGAGGCTGTGCGTGCCGATGGAGGGTGTCccgatgccgcgctgccgcccgtgccgccgtcgcggtggcgttgcgggTGTCCCTTGTCTGGTTTGCTacgcggctgcgtgctgagcggaggcgtgtgcggcggcgtgcacagcgacggcgcggctgcagctgcctcgcacatccttctctctctctctctgtgtgacGTGCATGACAATGGTATGCGGTGGCTGGTGGGGCTGCGCATGggcgctcgcctctctcccccatgCGGGCTCGACTGCTCCGTGTTGTCAGCGCGCTTGCCCACCGCCcccacgcgtgtgtgcgcgcgctctggtgctgctgccgctggcgctgcggtgtctgtgcaggggccgcgccacgcacacgcacgggagtgagggggagcCGCAGCGACCGACCAGACGGAGCGGACGGGCGGACGGgggcgcacccgcccgctggtcatgctctctgtttcgctggccgcccactccacgccgctggtctgtgcggagctccgcgctgcgtatggctcgcccctccctgcccctcccttcccctcgcctcctcctcataagcaccgctccctccctccccctccctctccctccctctctatccTTCGTTGTCACCTCGGCCAACCTTCACGGACACgcagacgtgcgtgcgcatccacACTACCCCtcacctcgctgctgctgtgacagcTCTACGGACCCTGcccagtcgctgcgccccgctgctcgcctctctcccccgcacgAGGCTACGTACGACGTGtcggccccctcgctctgcctGGTAAGCTCAGCAGACACCGACGCCCGAGCAATCCCGCCCACggacctgctgccgccccgctctGCTCGTGACCCTGGCTGCGAatggcgcagtgcgtgcgtcggctggtgctggcggcgacgctcgccgctgcggtggcgctgctgctgtgcacgagcagtgcgccggtggcgcgtgctgctgggaCGGGCGACTtcactgcggcgcagcggacgaacacgctggcggtgctgcaggcgtttgGGCGTGCGATCCCTAAGCTTGGGGAGAAGTGGGCGGGCAACGACTTCTGCTCGTGGGAGGCCGTCTTGTGCAATGCGCCGGACGTGTACGTGTCGGGAATCAGTCCGACGTatgccggcacgctgccggagatgcCTGTGAACGTCGACTACAGGCACGTCGTGATCAGGCGGCTCGACTTTTCCGAAATGGGGCCGGGGCTGAGCGGGACGCTGCCCGCCTCATGGCACTCGATGACATCTTTGGAGTCGTTGTCGATTGAAAAGTGTGAAAGCATCTCCGGCAGTGTGCCCCCCGAGTGGGGCTCGATGACATCGCTGAGTGTTCTCAATCTGCGGGGCACAGgcatctccggcacgctgccgccccagtggagtGGGATGTCGAAGGCCCGgtccctgcagctgcaggactGCGACCTGTCCGGCAGTCTGCCCTCTTCGTGGTCTGCGATACCGATGCTGGCTTCCGTCTCTCTTAAGGGCAACAAGttctgcgggtgtgtgccggACTCGTGGGATCAGAAGGCTGGTCTTGTTGTGGACATCGAGGACAAgcacaagggcagcgactgctTGGCTGCTAAGGACTGCgcaacgaccaccactaagccCTCCGCCACGACAGCGACCACCCCGAACCTCACTAACTTTCCCCCTACGCCGAGGACCACGACTGAGCCGCTTACCACAACCAGCACTGAGGCACCGGCTGAACCCACAACCACCACTGAGGCACCGGCTGAACCCACGACCACTGCTACCCCAACAAACACGCCGACTCCTGCACCAGAGACGGAGTgcgaggtggatgggtgtgaggtgtgcgagggggactccgctgcgaggtgcgcgaggtgccgtGAGGACTACTTCCTGACGGACGAGAAGACGTGCCTGAAGCACAacgatggcggtgttgctgctgtgtcgagcggagtggcagcagcagctgttgtgtgcgtggctgtgctgttcagcgtggggctggcggcgtgaggacgctgctgctgtcgcgcgcaggcagtggcccccgctgcgtggcacacgactgtctgcgtgcttgcgtgcagcgccgccccctgcgttggcgtgcgcgtgcgtgtctctgtgagcatggctgccagtggtgccctcgctcctgcctctcggtgcctctgcctctctcggCGTGTTGATGCTGTGGGCTGTGTGTGGGGCTctcatgcggcgctgctgctcccgcggtgtcgctcctctgccccgactctctctgctgccctcctctctcacatgcgggcgagggaggggtggcacgtgcgcgcgcgccgctgcgcttgcgagtgtgctgtgcactgccgtgcgctctctcctctttctctttccattcgcttgtcttctctcttctcccccctcccccgcactgcggtctcccctcctctgccgtgcggtgcgcagacgagggatatgccgctgtgcctcccccctttcatGGAGCGCCGAGCCGATCCCCCTTCGGCCTCGCTCCTCGCTCCCCCCGTGTAGGCCCTGTCTGTTGCACATCTCGTTGGACCGTCTCTTCGTGTTGCCtcggcgcctcgtccgcagagccgcgttcgcgtgtgccgcctctcAGACTTCAGCCTTACTGTGATTGTCTTCTCACAGTgcgtctccgtgtgtgtgtgtgtgccagcacgcaccgcctcttccatgTATGTCCTTGCTTGCTCTGGTGTGCCaccctcccgctgcctcccacaATCCGTAgatgtgcgcatggccgtgtggaggcgacatcggt from Leishmania major strain Friedlin complete genome, chromosome 12 encodes:
- a CDS encoding putative surface antigen protein 2, encoding MAQCVRRLVLAATLAAAVALLLCTSSAPVARAAGTNDFTAAQRTNTLAVLQAFGRAIPELEKKWAGNDFCSWELIKCNKMGVYVTGISPTYAGTLPEMPVNVDYRHVMIRDLWLWNMSLLSGTLPDSWGKLEGLTSLKLSGNKVSGTLPASWHSMKRLSFLIIEESGGITGALPPEWSSMPNLQTLQLRRLKLSGTLPAEWSSWKSLVNVFLEDTPITGLLPPEWGSLERIQQLVLEKSKLTGPLPPQWSSMRSLSLLNLNGAKVSGTLPPEWSGMSKAAYFWLNNCDLSGTLPPQWSSMPNLRGVSLKGNRFCGCVPDSWANKADLAVEIEDKHKGSDCLAGKDCTTTTTKLPTTTTTTTKPPTTTTTTTTTTTTKPPTTTTTTTKPPTTTTTTTKPPTTTTTTTKPPTTTTTTTKLPTTTTTTTKPPTTTTTTTTTTTTTTTTTKPPITTATTTKPPTTTTTTTKPPTTITSTTKLPTTTTTEAPAEPTTTATPTNTPTPAPETECEVDGCEVCEGDSAARCARCREDYFLTDERTCLVYCDGGVAAVSSGVAAAAVVCVAVLFSVGLAA
- a CDS encoding promastigote surface antigen protein 2 PSA2, translated to MAQCVRRLVLAATLAAAVALLLCTSSAPVARAAGTGDFTAAQRTNTLAVLQAFGRAIPKLGEKWAGNDFCSWEAVLCNAPDVYVSGISPTYAGTLPEMPVNVDYRHVVIRRLDFSEMGPGLSGTLPASWHSMTSLESLSIEKCESISGSVPPEWGSMTSLSVLNLRGTGISGTLPPQWSGMSKARSLQLQDCDLSGSLPSSWSAIPMLASVSLKGNKFCGCVPDSWDQKAGLVVDIEDKHKGSDCLAAKDCATTTTKPSATTATTPNLTNFPPTPRTTTEPLTTTSTEAPAEPTTTTEAPAEPTTTATPTNTPTPAPETECEVDGCEVCEGDSAARCARCREDYFLTDEKTCLKHNDGGVAAVSSGVAAAAVVCVAVLFSVGLAA